ACAAGTGGTTGTAGAAACAACTCAAGGATGATCAGTGGAAACAGGATGCACCTGAGCTCAATTTTGAGTGTCATGGCAAAGGCTGTGAATATTTTATgtacatatgattttttttttttttttaaatttgcaaagatttcaaacaaacttcttCAACGTTGGCATTATggggtattgtttgtagaattttgagcaaaatattgaatttaaatcCATTATTGAATAaggctgtaaaataaaaatgtggaaaaagcaGAGTGCTGTGAATACTTTCCGGATGCACTATATGTGACGTAGCCATGCTCACTAGCTAGATCGTCTCACTCTAGCATTTATTGTCGAGGAGGACTCTAGCCTACAAGACTCTGAAGGACTGAACTAGAAAAGACGGAGCCTCGGTAGGATGCAGCATTCTGTTTGAGAAACACCTGAAgagtgccatttgggacagggcttagatgggctgaatgagaacgcaaattcactctctgacagcaggtggcgcttatgaaacAGCAgcaatacagtgtttccttggttactgttgtaaacaaagcagctctatGCTTTTAAACACTAAATTCTATCCTAAatttagcctgatagcactgaaagcgaacgtcccaccctccctgcaaatcaccgTCCAAAGCCACGCTTCCTGAACGCAAGAACGCACACAGACCAGATGATCAGaaacaacattactacaatacatcatGTTTACTAACTGTAAAGTCatcaggttgttgatgtttgcctGTCATTCTTGCTCTGTCTGCATAGCGTAGGCCTACATGAATGCACTGATGACGCGCTGATGacgtatcctgaaaaaaaaaatctggagacaatcacctattgcacctttaataCAGCATAGTGTGCAAGCAATACTAAAATACTGTAACAGAGTATGGCTACCTATGGTGGCTATGAAGTGCTGTTACAATTCGGCTACAAAAGGGCTAGGTGGACTGATTTGTTAATGACACCAATGCTACTTTCATGTCTCTCATAATGCACCTTGGACTCGCGCTTTCTTGTTTCATACACAGCTGTTCAGTCAGCTAGTTGTTATCACAAAAAGAATCACACGGTACAATGAGTTATAAGACTCTCACAAATACTGACAAACATATGTTAGCATTGTGCTTGAGCCAGTGTCACACAGGAAAGGGGGCAGAGTGTGGATGactttttagctttattttcagTTCAAAACCTTTCTTTGAAGCAAATAAAACACCGGAAAAATTATCTGAGTGAATTAGCTGTGGACCAATGACTCAGAAAATACTATTAAACTATAAGAacttggcatgtttttttttttattcaatttgcaattatctaatttatttaagatgttaTGATGGCGAAGTTATAACAGTTCACTAGTTCTACAATTTGCACTATTGCATATTTTGCAGCATACATGATTCTAGAACAGATAGTTGTATCTATAATGATTCTCAGAGTAAACTGTAAAAGGTTATAACctgaaaattagaaaatattttgtaattttttttctaattaaaaattcTTTTGTTGATGCAACCTCATGTTAGGCTCTCAAGTTAGTTAAgttgattaaataattaatatttctgagtttagaaaaaacattttaaataaattaataaatggttAATTAGTTTGTTAGTTGTTAGTGTAAATGTTAGAGCTGGGGTGAGGCAAGTGTCACGGAATATTAAGTGTCCAGGGGCCTGTTTcctaaaacaagtttaccaaaatAAGACAGGCTTAATttagttagtctgacttattgtctattgatttggttcaaaataagtcagacaaactgaaataagcctggtttgtttgtttaacttgTTTACACACCAGAATAGTGTTATTGTGAAGGATGACTTACCCTCTGTGATTGTGCTGACCGAAGAAGTTGATTCCTAGAAAACAAAGTTTCGTTTTTAACCTACTTTAAGTCAGTAGGCTACTCAATTTAAATAGGCTACTCACCTGAGGAACTGAGGCCTCGGATGGTGGAAGGCTCACAGtgattttcactgttttttgaccAATCTTGAGCTCATGCGTTTGTTTGTTAAGAACCCGCTGTCTCACTGCAAAAATAAGAACATAGCCTAATATGAGTGAACAAACATAGGCTATTATTTTTATCAcgcaaaaaaattatatcagttTCGTTTCTTGGACTCCTCCCACGGTCACTCCACGACATAGGCTATTTATGCTTAGATATACCCTATGACACGTAATAATATTAACGCAGCATTTTTACATTAGGCTTTATGTTACAGTGATTCAGATCAGAGTTTTAAAAGGCAACTTTACCTTCCTTTGATTTGAATCGAACAGTTGCTGTCTGTCCACCAGAAACACTATATTCCACCTCGCAGTCGCCTCCATCGGATTTTTTACTCTGGAAATAGATCAcaagtttgtttttcagtttgggAGTGTGGGGGTCCCACTGTCCCTCCACGCAGAGAGGGTATGGGAACTCTTCAGTAGCCATGTCCGCCTGTCCTGCGACTGTGTTTGTCGAAGTCAAAGACTCAAAACTTTTacttttgatttcttttcatGGTCATGAGTCAGGCGTGGCTTTTCACCACAACGTAGAAAACAGTTTCGGCTTCAAGCATAACCCCGTTTAATAGGCCTATAGTCTCCTCGTTTCGACAGGCTTAAACTATcgctgtttttgaaaaaagaaaaaggaaaagagtaGCGATTGCCGTAAAGGATATAAAAGGTAAGTGACCAGATATTTGTAGGTTATTGAGTATCGACATATGTGCGCATTTAATGCATAAAAGGTAGCACAACTCTTTTGCTTTCGATTTTAATTCAAATagttttttgtacaattttgacAGTCTTTGTGGAAGTGCCTGCCTTGACACTGTTTTGTCTATTTTGTCAAAACCAAGGTAAGATTTATctgaaatttcaaaaacaaagtaTAGTTAAAAGTTACATGTTACTAGGGAACTCTGTTTCCGGGTCTAGCGATCAGGATTTGTTGCAGTTTCGTAGATGACATATTTTACCATTAGAAACATGGATATGCATTCTGTAAAAACATGACGTTTATGCTTTAAAGCAATGCTTCCAAAACAAATAACTTAAactatactgttatagttttactCCCTTTTTATTGTGCTGTTTGTCGAATATTTATGCTCTTACGATGCGGAATTGTGTTGTTACACTGAATTGGATGCATGCAGTTCTTAaagtttactcaaaaattaaataaaaccaagtCATAAATTAgcctactcaccctcatgcaaaACCTGTCTGACTTCTTCAGTGAAACAGAATGTTAGAGACTAAAAGCCTCAGTTACCATTTactttgcctcttttttcccCCGTGCATACTGGTGGCTTTTTGACATGACTGACTATGAGGAATATAttttttagagcatttattaacctttgttaatgttacatttaacctacatttatatttaggcctattcatttatcagacacttacacatgacttacaaataaggaatACAAGAAGCTTCGTCTTAAGGATGCAATAACATGAGAAATGTTAGTAATACAATGTTTCAAACATTGTTCAGAATAGTAAGAGTTAGAAAAGGCAgggattcagaaaaaaaaatgtaaaaaagacaataattttatttttttatattgtcagGGATTCTGCTGTCTGGATAGGGTTACAGGAAGAGAATTTTAACCTCAAAACACGttactttgattttaaaaatgtataagtaattgttgaaattaatattaactaagattaataaatgctgcaaaagTATTGCTTATCATTAGTTCagtgttaacaaatgaaaccttattataaaaaaaaaattgggttccaacaaaacaaaaagatacTAGAAAACGTAGTTCTCAGTGGGACTTTTAAGATTaccaaaagggggggggggggaggggggggggggggggacacttTAAGACATTAAAAGGAATTTCAAGGAAATAATTCAGTGTGATGTCTTTGAATTGTACCGTAAGACTTTATTACAATACAGTGAATAGGGGTCTGATAAAcattacacaacattcaataaaaatgaaatccaGATTTAAAAGTCAGTTTCATTTTATCAAGTAGCATATAATTTGATTCTAAAAGGAGGGTTATTCAATACTATTACTTAGTAtacttttgcattattttcaaacttaaaaattttaaatccttTATACATTTCAGTAGGATATTTTGACTAATGAATCTGTggtcaaatataatatatatatatatatatatatatatatatataatgtatatgtatattttatatatatatatatgtatatgtatatgtatatttataatgattgATACTTCATTTTCCCCCCAAGCCATAGAGGTCTGTGTCCTGAGGAAGCTGTGAGCCATGAGTGACAAAGAACAGCATCTGATGCCACTGGTTCCAGAACAGGCTGCCATTCTGGGAAAGTGTGCAAGTGCATTTTGCCATGCTGTTAATGTCAAATTTAATTGCACGGCTATTCTCCGCAATGTGGAAGAGGCTGGCTCCTTTGGTAGTAACACAAGTGGTGTCTTGCGTGCTGAGAAGAGATACTCCACAAAGCTGTCCAGCGGAGTCGAAGTATCAGTCTGGAAAGATGATCTTACATGTCATAAAGTGGAGGCTGTGGTCAATGCAGCCAATGAGAAGCTAAAACATGGAGGTGGTCTTGCACAAGCACTGAGTGCAGCTGGAGGACCAATGATCCAAAAATATAGTGATGCTATTatacaaaaaaagggaaaagtgaAAGTTGGTGAGGCTGTGTGCACTTTTGCTGGAGATCTCCCGTGTAAATATATCATACATGCTGTTGGTCCCTGCGTGTCTCCAAACCCACCTCAGTGGGAGACTGATAAAGCTGCACCACTCTTATTTAAAGCTATCAGCAGTATCCTACGTATCGTCTTAAAGGAAAACATTTCCTCTGTTGCAATTCCTGCTCTGAGTTCTGGCCTTTTCAATTTTCCAAGAAATCTCTGTGCAGACATTATTGTAAAGACTATAAAACAGTTCCATGAATATACAAGGTTTCGAAGCAACTTAGAAATCCGTCTTGTCAATAATGATGAACCCTCGGTCCAAGAAATGGAGAGAGCAGTTAAGGCGATTTGGGGGCAGTCCAGCATCTCTGGCACATACAGTGGAGCTGTTCAGGGCAGCATGGCTTTCTCTTCAAACAGCAGGTTCCAATTTAGGAATGTTACACTGCAACTTAAAACAGGGGCTATTGAAGAAGAAAAGGTaagacaaatatgtaaaaaaaaaaaaagaacaaataaaaaaaaaataatttaatttgatatatataaacaaaaacaacttttataaataatctaacctaaaataaaataactcattacatttagttctttaaaaaaaagtttttattttttttcccatataaAAACAGGGAATTGCTAATTGCATTAACACTCCtcctttttcttttcactttgctTTAATGTCCAGGTTGATGTAATTGTGAATACAATTTCAGCAGAATGTAATTTGTCCATGGGGCTGATTTCAAAAGCAATTTTGAACAAAGCTGGCAGCAAGATTCAAGACGAGATTTCCAGAAGAAAACACAGTAATTCCACAAATGTCCATGTGACAAAAGGACATAATCTGAATTGTGAAGCAGTTTATCATACTGTTTGCATAGTTAGGTCTGAGCCTATGGCCACACAGGTAGATTGGATTTTTATTAGTAATTCGGGCCATTCCTATCAGTCTCTGTACCCACTATCTGTTTTGTTGTCTGTAGATTCTTTATGATGTGGTCTCAGAATGTCTGAGGAAAGCTTCAATGGGATACAAGTCCATCTCCTTCCCAGCTATTGGTACTGGTAATCTGGGCTTTAAGAAATGTGAGGTTGCCAGAATCATGACAGATGCTGTGGCATATTTTGCCAAAAATAACACGAAAAAACTGGATGTGAACTTTGTTGTGTATCCAAAGGACAATCAAATGATGGAGGTGATGTATGCTAATTATGTACTATGCTTTTCAGTTATTGAGCATTACCCATCATTTTTATGTTCCCATCGCATGACAGAATTCTTAAATCAGCATCTGTATACTGAATTATGAAAAAGTGAATGCATAAAAATTGTGTGCAGCACAGTTAAAATTAATCAAGCACAAAAGCAGTTCAGTAGAAAATCAACTTTTCTCACATGTATGATTTCAATGTAATGTTTAGGCTTTTGaaaaagagatgaaaatgagGAAAATAGCAGCAAAGTCCCCAGTAGTACACAATGACATGGAAACAAGTAAGCAAaacaaattacattgtttttgtttgtttgtttttacggAAAATGTTGCTGATTTTACAGTGTCATGCTTTTGCCCATATGGTAATGTAAAATACTGAGATAGACGTTCATTACTCTCACATGCTTTCAGGCTTTGCATTTGCAACCAATGAAACCGCAGCACATAAAATGCCATCTGTTGAGTTCAACAGTGTTTCCAGGGAAGCTCTGAGAGAAGCAAAAGAGTGGACAACTAATATGCTAAAACCATCAGATATCATGACAATAAAGAATAATCATGTCATATATCTTGGACAAGATGACCATGCATATCTTCTCTCTCTCCAAACAATGTTGAATGTTCGCATTGAGGAGTTCTTCAGGAAGGGTAAAGGTGGCATAACCATCACTGGAAACCCTTCAAATGTCAGTTGTGCAGCAATTGAGGTGGAGTCCATGCTTTGTAGGGCCCAGGAGGAGTTCGCCCGAGCTGAAGAACGTGACATGCTGTATTCTGTTGTTCGATGGAGCTGTAAAGATGTACCTTGGATACAAACACCTGAAATCAGTGCAGTTTTGGAAAAAGCTTATTTAGCAGGGAATAAAAACCACGAGTTTAATACCCACAAAGTCAACTTGATGACCAAGAATTTGATTGATGACTATGGGAAAAAAGCAATTTGGAAAGGACATGTATGTTCAAATActttaactataaataaattatagtttattaaaagtttaatagTTTTCTCAGTATAGTGCTCATGTTAGGTTTGTCTTTCATTGCATCTGGATGACCTGATCCAATCTGTTCTCCTTTACTGTACAGGTCTGCTGGGTCGTTTTGAGTCCCTTAACAATTCATTTTATTCAAGAACACCTGAGACCAGGATTGATTATGTTGGAAAAGATCTGCGGAAAGCCTTTGATGTTGTAAAGGTGAGAAAGCTGCCATCCCAATCATAatactataattattttatgagaGAACACTGCTGTAGGCTATTTTCATGTGTCTATAGAGCAGCTATTGTATGTTAAGCAGTCCACTAGTGtccatgtaatttttatttgctCTTTGTCTTCATCTCTGTTCCAACTATAACATGCAAAGGCAGCAATGAGGATGTTTAGCACAAGGCTGTGGTACTAACAGAATGTAATGGCATGTGGTTGCACTGGTTGTTACAGATGGAGAAGCTAGAGAACATCGTGCTGAAGCAGCTGTTTGAAAAGAATGAGCAGAGATTGAAAGACAAACCAAAGCGCCTCTACCAGCGTGTGTCCGCTCAGTTCTGTGATCTCATCTGCAGAGTAGGCTTTCAGAAAGAGTTTGCCCCTCCTGCAGGTAACAAATGTGAAGTCATTCAGaatgataattgttttttttttttaataatagtttttgtgTTCTTTTCTGAAGGCATtccttgctaaatatatatatatatatatatatatatatatatatatatatatatatatatatatatatatataaatatataaaggatccctaaacctatatatatatttttgagtttATGATGTATTTTTAAGGTGATGTTTGGCATTAagtctcttttttaaaaaaaaaatctcttttaaaaaaagatttcttgaTTTCCAGAGGAAAGGTATGGCAGTGGAATATACTTCAGCAGTACTGTGGAAGAAGCATTGAAGCTGTGGAAGGATCAGGAACATGAGCAGTACATCTACATCATTCAGGCCCAGGTCCTCACTGGGAAATCCACTATTGGTTCTCCACATTTGATTTTGCCCCCTCCCTTACGTGGAGACCCTTTGGATCGTTATGATAGCTTGTCTGACATGATGCAGACACATGTCATCTTCAATGGCCAGCAAGCTCTTCCTGAATACCTGATCATATATACCAGATCAAGCCATGTGTAGATGCACAGAGCAATATGCAACCGCAGagcacataaaaataattagGGCAAATTTATGGCTGGATATGTAGATTTCAAAacactaatttttttaaaaacttctaaaaaaGGCACAGACCGTGTTATGTCCAATGACATATTCACTTTTGTGTCATCTGCATTGTGTATTGTGGTATGATTTCTTTTTGTGGTTGttactctctctgtctctgcttcTCCCCTGGCTCCTCCCACTCTTTCCAGTATGGCAGGTAGCTGATTGCCTTTTTCAGCTGCACCTGGTTACCAACTGAGAGAGTAGCAGTATAAAAGCTGAGCAGAACCCTCAGAAGATGAGAACTTCTCTCCAGAGTATGTCCTGTGTCCAGTCTTGCCCAGCTCAGTTTGTAGAACCTGTTTGTGGTTCTGTATGGTTGTTTATCTTCATTAATTGAAAGAATGGTTGACTCACTGTCTGTTGCTGTTAGAAGCTCTAGCTAAACTTTTTTCTTTGTGATGAGCAAGATACTGCAAGTTGCTCAGCCTACAGCTTTGTTGTCTTACAGTTAATTGGTCTCTTACTAACTGCTTAAACAATTACTCTCTTGATTGAATGTTTGTTTCCCTATTGAAAGCTAGGTAGGGAGGTGGGCGCCTATTCTTTTTGAACTGAAACTGTTTTCTCTTGGTTTGAGGATTAGATAGAGAGTGAGTGtataattttgttgttgatttttctttGATAGTTTTAGAAAGAATGTAACCCtccaaaaaagaaatgcataaaaacaatttTGGCATTGTTCCCCCCTCCTTAAGTTTTTTGCTTTCCTCTCAATTTACACTCTTTTTGTCTGAAAATCATGCGCACTCCAAGCTGTTATAAAACCTGTTAAAGGGATCTTGTTgtaactgttgttgttgttgttgttatgctgTGGCAGGGGCTCAGGCAGATGCTTTTCTTAAACTCTTAATATTGTTATCCTCTCTTCAAACCCCACTTGTAAGACGTAACAGACAGTaaataatgtgcaaaaataaagaattaaaatctTTGTAATCATGAGTCTAAATTACACATTACTGGATGAGTGATGATATAAATGCcagtgaatttatatatatatatatatatatatatatatatatatatatatatatttattccaaaccttaatgtaagttgctttgactAGAACTGCTCCTTCTTTCAGATTTTTCCTCACAGGTCTTGTATTAACTACTGTGctgttaaaattaatttgcttttaatataaagacatttataaacacTTGTATTGAAtgtgaatatatttgtaataagtTGTTTATGCTCACAACAGAATGCAAATGAGAGCAAATATGTTTTCACTatatgtttaaaggggtcatatgatgcgatttcaagtttgtgaatagataagctccctaaagttgcaaagactaaagtctcaaacccaaaaagaCATTCTATTGGATATATGGATACTCTGTATGctctcctaaaatgcctcatttaaactccccacatgtctacgtcactgtgtgggaagatttgcataatgccgcccaaagaaagaaggcataactttgattctcgctgttgccgccagcgccatgtcgtggagatgctgtgtttcattgtgaaagcgaaactactttgtttggttttccaatagaggacacagctagaaatcagtggttaagttgtatttacaacactgttccagaacagttcaacgcaaatattcagatgtgtgcaatgcattttatggaggactgtttcctgaacctgggagagtagactacaatgccagctgttctgactcacagtctgtaagtaggttttcatatttaaagaatttgccactgatgattcaaacccgagttttgagcagtgtagagtagcacttgttgtttcttgtttctccgattacaaatgcagacatagttttatgttggCGCGATgcgcaacgcaac
This genomic stretch from Cyprinus carpio isolate SPL01 chromosome B9, ASM1834038v1, whole genome shotgun sequence harbors:
- the LOC109074433 gene encoding protein mono-ADP-ribosyltransferase PARP9-like isoform X2, whose protein sequence is MSDKEQHLMPLVPEQAAILGKCASAFCHAVNVKFNCTAILRNVEEAGSFGSNTSGVLRAEKRYSTKLSSGVEVSVWKDDLTCHKVEAVVNAANEKLKHGGGLAQALSAAGGPMIQKYSDAIIQKKGKVKVGEAVCTFAGDLPCKYIIHAVGPCVSPNPPQWETDKAAPLLFKAISSILRIVLKENISSVAIPALSSGLFNFPRNLCADIIVKTIKQFHEYTRFRSNLEIRLVNNDEPSVQEMERAVKAIWGQSSISGTYSGAVQGSMAFSSNSRFQFRNVTLQLKTGAIEEEKVDVIVNTISAECNLSMGLISKAILNKAGSKIQDEISRRKHSNSTNVHVTKGHNLNCEAVYHTVCIVRSEPMATQILYDVVSECLRKASMGYKSISFPAIGTGNLGFKKCEVARIMTDAVAYFAKNNTKKLDVNFVVYPKDNQMMEAFEKEMKMRKIAAKSPVVHNDMETSFAFATNETAAHKMPSVEFNSVSREALREAKEWTTNMLKPSDIMTIKNNHVIYLGQDDHAYLLSLQTMLNVRIEEFFRKGKGGITITGNPSNVSCAAIEVESMLCRAQEEFARAEERDMLYSVVRWSCKDVPWIQTPEISAVLEKAYLAGNKNHEFNTHKVNLMTKNLIDDYGKKAIWKGHVCLLGRFESLNNSFYSRTPETRIDYVGKDLRKAFDVVKMEKLENIVLKQLFEKNEQRLKDKPKRLYQRVSAQFCDLICRVGFQKEFAPPAEERYGSGIYFSSTVEEALKLWKDQEHEQYIYIIQAQVLTGKSTIGSPHLILPPPLRGDPLDRYDSLSDMMQTHVIFNGQQALPEYLIIYTRSSHV
- the LOC109074433 gene encoding protein mono-ADP-ribosyltransferase PARP9-like isoform X1; this encodes MSDKEQHLMPLVPEQAAILGKCASAFCHAVNVKFNCTAILRNVEEAGSFGSNTSGVLRAEKRYSTKLSSGVEVSVWKDDLTCHKVEAVVNAANEKLKHGGGLAQALSAAGGPMIQKYSDAIIQKKGKVKVGEAVCTFAGDLPCKYIIHAVGPCVSPNPPQWETDKAAPLLFKAISSILRIVLKENISSVAIPALSSGLFNFPRNLCADIIVKTIKQFHEYTRFRSNLEIRLVNNDEPSVQEMERAVKAIWGQSSISGTYSGAVQGSMAFSSNSRFQFRNVTLQLKTGAIEEEKVDVIVNTISAECNLSMGLISKAILNKAGSKIQDEISRRKHSNSTNVHVTKGHNLNCEAVYHTVCIVRSEPMATQILYDVVSECLRKASMGYKSISFPAIGTGNLGFKKCEVARIMTDAVAYFAKNNTKKLDVNFVVYPKDNQMMEAFEKEMKMRKIAAKSPVVHNDMETSFAFATNETAAHKMPSVEFNSVSREALREAKEWTTNMLKPSDIMTIKNNHVIYLGQDDHAYLLSLQTMLNVRIEEFFRKGKGGITITGNPSNVSCAAIEVESMLCRAQEEFARAEERDMLYSVVRWSCKDVPWIQTPEISAVLEKAYLAGNKNHEFNTHKVNLMTKNLIDDYGKKAIWKGHVCWVVLSPLTIHFIQEHLRPGLIMLEKICGKPLML